A region from the Drosophila mauritiana strain mau12 chromosome 2L, ASM438214v1, whole genome shotgun sequence genome encodes:
- the LOC117135171 gene encoding uncharacterized protein LOC117135171 isoform X1: protein MFFRRVLDSARNHLPPKTTTESPAVHYYSEDSESVTYVSGAVDCEVKDSNNNQSAVGASAPLPAIMKIQRRAEAPIGAVQLTPLWEHILRTRRLPETIFPSAMYAEFHERLQDPEWQVRQHALRVLVDVLVVMQDEADGHMEREQLISLLVENLGHQAPTVRKGALDCLRVYLAETAIPETIMLGILDAGLTKQMPADSEHMGRLSCGVLLSVPALLQSIMHTAQRHRIVHSTVDRVVAHMDQVVQQEITVKVLSKIRELLGVHEFEGIMGDVGRGDTLSKYYQLCQVYGVSGKPKTGGEVKAGAWRALPREQGWRNGNAIQNLDTTLQIQSNCPDMGKIIMETEIKINDDTVTMRILEADTETEESDSPTRIFSHEEDGTDLICHPLSSSGSTHQEPNIGAGIVKVISDSELDEPHIKAGSVSEPGTPSRGLKRVTFGGEIVKMRTPDSDAASSTNNSRSPTQTNQSVTVSSSEDPAISHLVSSDEKSTLSRPVTDKRTTALVLEIPFDNTKPLPQVRSFCSQPSRHQSNAQSEPSSSSSRNRQENEAGLSLSPSSPGFRSRSTSPTGSNNISPKVPHKQIEVLHNLQRDPSPRSQRRSEDMDGNRDGKDLHATGNPSSSPTQSLISRTRSASTMSPVSPATPKSWEDLDIVNLKTLMELRSGDWRNRLMGIGQLELALSSSSNLALVQPYLDSLLRTLLSSERHFEVSELKRELLVNLISRLPLDNLEERTPQILSGLCRQGNAGANRVCKALMQRLPAGTIVAKLTSPEFLHAKSSKFRDHALQMSIFALMTFPGTCFDISLLTTQAVYSLLNRKRRVRQAALEVLAVLADISSIKEVLTIVSETTDGVELGTMVLEATSVRLSRLQLPIVTPDSGVLFVFSQTDPPEARRFGADVDWIHQGEGSASPNTIKRRRMRAASSQRNVLGGAEAKNKNDPFPSFSQVNESVHRHSFHSPPETLDMASPINDFSQRLSFGAKTNGGNQSFIERRFLAKACSDTSMDGRSTDSTTTTCSSGSATDSFIQLTSRTGGRLAGPNSRFPTMNQHTDFVNNFMRSMQRGSKSYSVERPNYPKVSYSIPKSQQMLRKRFQHKDSFTKLGDEPLGQSIENNKFNESQRRKSGIGTDHIESLDSKCAEVTKSMDTETAVNDMTNGSPISASSTSYSQKSTASAKSSISQNEMGKRPFSSSGLWNDCKVEVLNREQNPIEAFGELVVDGIDVQTETEPTAHEELVKLNGSLNSLHSKTESIKTQLEETTPQLSRAQSVKSLLIEEDIESSNSFVVVEEVQNELESSPAEAKEEGPLQEELATPVKATKLENHTFGPKLVPKHDEIVIHSRSVSLDSLYGTRPASKQGSMDTSTSTADNTSQTGSQMGNISVPAKAQHTPIKHKPKTAYFLRAQRRISPAKQPIKMSQADLFPQNMLRFDRPREALLKTFDQLDSSNWEVNMTGLKSMVRLIRYHAETLDNQMHMTCIQLTRSVRNLRSQVARASCQAAAELFSLKSTSLQQECDDLVCALLHRTADTNRFLRADATRALESMVDHAQPQKILNILATKGAQHQNALVRTTSAKLLFRLVERLGSDRIYAMGRESRDKFFVVGANLLLEGSLETRSYAKSLFRALSEHHNYQRLLLEVIPPRTYRNVEKTLRSITR, encoded by the exons ATGTTTTTCCGGCGCGTTTTGGATAGTGCCAGAAATCATTTGCCCCCTAAGACGACCACGGAAAGTCCGGCAGTGCATTATTACAGCGAGGACAGTGAGAGTGTCACATATGTGAGTGGTGCCGTCGACTGTGAAGTCAAGGACAGCAATAACAACCAGTCAGCAGTCGGGGCGAGTGCTCCACTACCAGCCATAATGAAAATTCAGCGCCGAGCGGAAGCCCCTATCGGTGCAGTGCAGCTAACGCCGTTGTGGGAACACATACTGCGCACCCGCCGCCTTCCGGAAACAATTTTCCCTAGCGCCATGTACGCGGAGTTCCATGAGCGCCTGCAGGACCCAGAGTGGCAGGTAAGGCAGCACGCCCTGCGAGTCCTCGTTGACGTCCTGGTGGTGATGCAAGACGAGGCCGATGGCCATATGGAGCGGGAGCAGCTTATTAGTCTGCTGGTCGAGAACCTTGGTCACCAAGCCCCCACTGTGCGCAAAGGAGCTCTCGATTGCTTGCGTGTCTATCTCGCCGAAACTGCAATCCCGGAGACGATTATGCTGGGAATTCTAGACGCAGGCCTGACGAAGCAGATGCCAGCGGATTCGGAGCACATGGGTCGTCTCAGCTGCGGCGTTCTGCTGTCAGTGCCTGCCCTTCTGCAATCAATAATGCATACGGCGCAGAGACATCGCATTGTGCATAGCACTGTGGACCGAGTGGTCGCACACATGGATCAAGTGGTGCAGCAAGAAATCACCGTAAAAGTCTTAAGCAAGATCAGGGAGCTTTTGGGCGTCCACGAGTTCGAAGGAATTATGGGCGATGTGGGTCGTGGAGATACGCTGTCTAAGTACTACCAACTGTGCCAGGTTTACGGGGTGTCTGGTAAACCGAAAACAGGGGGCGAAGTGAAAGCGGGCGCCTGGCGCGCCTTACCACGTGAGCAAGGATGGAGAAACGGCAATGCTATACAGAACCTGGACACCACGCTCCAAATACAGTCAAACTGCCCGGACATGGGAAAAATCATTATGGAAACAGAAATAAAGATCAACGATGATACAGTGACTATGCGGATCCTGGAGGCGGATACGGAGACCGAAGAGTCTGATAGCCCAACAAGGATTTTCTCTCATGAAGAAGATGGGACGGATTTAATTTGCCACCCCCTTTCGTCCAGTGGCAGCACCCACCAAGAGCCTAATATAGGGGCGGggattgtgaaagttataagtGATTCAGAATTGGATGAGCCGCACATCAAGGCGGGCAGTGTTTCCGAGCCGGGTACTCCCTCTCGGGGATTAAAGCGAGTAACCTTCGGAGGTGAGATCGTTAAGATGCGAACTCCTGATAGCGACGCAGCCTCCTCTACAAACAATTCTCGAAGCCCTACACAGACCAATCAGAGTGTCACTGTTTCGTCCTCGGAAGATCCAGCGATCTCCCACCTGGTGTCATCAGACGAGAAGTCTACCCTTTCTAGACCCGTCACCGACAAGAGGACCACGGCACTCGTGCTGGAGATCCCTTTCGACAATACCAAGCCATTGCCTCAAGTTCGATCATTTTGCTCGCAGCCATCCCGGCATCAGAGCAATGCGCAGAGTGAGCCGTCATCGAGCAGTTCCCGCAATCGGCAGGAAAACGAAGCCGGGCTGTCGCTATCACCTAGCTCTCCTGGGTTTCGCAGCCGCAGCACTAGTCCGACGGGAAGCAACAACATCAGTCCAAAAGTGCCGCACAAGCAAATCGAGGTTCTGCACAATCTCCAGCGCGATCCGTCTCCGCGGTCTCAGCGACGCTCAGAAGACATGGATGGGAATAGGGATGGAAAAGACCTTCATGCAACAGGGAATCCCTCTTCCTCACCAACACAGTCGCTTATTAGTCGAACAAGATCCGCCTCTACGATGTCTCCTGTGTCACCGGCCACGCCCAAATCCTGGGAGGATCTGGACATTGTGAACTTGAAGACGCTTATGGAGTTGCGATCTGGG GATTGGCGCAATCGTCTAATGGGTATCGGCCAACTGGAGCTTGCCTTAAGCTCTTCGAGCAATTTGGCCTTGGTCCAACCGTATCTGGATAGTCTGCTTCGAACCCTCCTCTCATCGGAGCGTCACTTTGAGGTCTCCGAGCTAAAGCGAGAGCTACTGGTTAACCTAATCTCGCGTCTACCATTGGACAACTTGGAGGAGCGCACACCACAAATCTTGTCGGGACTCTGTCGCCAGGGCAACGCTGGAGCAAACCGGGTGTGCAAGGCTCTGATGCAGCGCCTTCCCGCGGGAACTATAGTTGCTAAACTGACCTCACCAGAGTTCCTCCATGCAAAGAGTTCAAAG TTCCGGGACCACGCTCTTCAAATGTCCATTTTTGCGCTGATGACCTTCCCGGGAACCTGCTTCGACATCAGCCTGTTGACGACTCAGGCCGTCTACTCCCTTCTTAACCGAAAACGACGTGTGCGGCAGGCGGCTCTGGAGGTTCTAGCGGTCCTTGCCGATATCTCGTCCATCAAAGAGGTTTTAACCATTGTGTCGGAGACAACGGACGGCGTAGAGCTTGGGACAATGGTGTTGGAGGCGACTAGTGTGCGGCTCTCGCGTTTACAGCTGCCTATCGTTACGCCCGACAGCGGAGTGCTCTTCGTTTTCAGCCAGACTGATCCACCTGAAGCCAGGCGATTTGGAGCTGATGTAGACTGGATCCATCAGGGTGAGGGCTCTGCCTCTCCCAATACAATTAAGAGGCGACGCATGAGGGCTGCAAGCAGCCAGCGCAATGTACTTGGGGGAGCAGAAGCAAAAAACAAGAATGATCCATTCCCTAG TTTCAGCCAGGTCAACGAGAGCGTGCATCGCCACTCCTTCCATTCCCCCCCGGAAACGCTGGACATGGCTAGCCCAATTAAT GACTTTTCGCAAAGATTAAGTTTTGGCGCTAAGACTAACGGTG GAAATCAATCTTTTATTGAACGTCGCTTCTTGGCCAAGGCATGCTCTGATACTTCCATGGACGGCAGAAGTACTGACAGCACCACCACTACCTGCAGCAGTGGTAGCGCCACAGACAGCTTTATTCAGCTCACTTCCCGCACGGGCGGTCGACTTGCCGGACCAAACTCCAG ATTTCCCACCATGAACCAGCATACAGACTTTGTCAACAATTTTATGCGCAGCATGCAGCGAGGCTCTAAGTCCTATTCCGTAGAGAGACCGAACTACCCGAAGGTCAGTTACTCGATCCCAAAGTCCCAGCAGATGCTCCGCAAGAGGTTCCAGCACAAGGATTCGTTTACAAAGCTGGGGGACGAACCACTTGGTCAAA GCATCGAAAATAACAAATTTAACGAATCCCAAAGGAGAAAATCCGGTATTGGCACAGACCACATAGAATCACTGGACAGCAAGTGCGCCGAAGTCACCAAGTCAAT GGATACCGAAACAGCAGTTAACGATATGACGAATGGCTCCCCCATTTCCGCAAGTTCTACCAGCTATTCGCAAAAGTCAACCGCCTCCGCAAAGTCGAGCATAAGCCAAAACGAGATGGGGAAGCGACCATTCTCATCCAGTGGCCTTTGGAACGATTGCAAGGTAGAAGTGCTGAACAGGGAGCAGAATCCCATCGAAGCGTTCGGAGAACTGGTGGTAGATGGCATTGATGTGCAGACGGAAACAGAACCTACAGCCCATGAAGAGCTGGTCAAGCTTAATGGAAGCCTAAATAGCCTTCACAGTAAAACGGAGAGCATCAAAACTCAGCTGGAGGAAACTACCCCGCAACTTTCGAGGGCTCAGTCAGTTAAATCGCTGCTAATCGAGGAGGACATTGAGAGCAGCAACAGTTTCGTCGTGGTTGAAGAAGTGCAGAACGAGCTGGAGTCATCCCCAGCGGAGGCCAAGGAGGAAGGGCCCTTGCAGGAGGAGCTAGCAACACCGGTAAAAGCTACAAAACTTGAAAATCATACTTTTGGTCCAAAGTTggttccgaaacacgacgaaatAGTGATCCATTCACGTAGCGTTTCCCTGGACTCTCTTTATGGGACGCGGCCGGCGTCAAAGCAGGGATCTATGGACACAAGCACAAGCACTGCGGACAACACTTCACAAACTGGTTCTCAAATGGGAAATATTAGTGTCCCTGCAAAAGCTCAACACACCCCGATTAAACACAAGCCCAAAACAGCGTACTTCCTGCGGGCACAACGGCGAATCTCACCTGCAAAGCAGCCCATCAAAATGTCGCAGGCAGACCTCTTCCCGCAGAATATGCTTCGATTTGATAGGCCCCGTGAGGCTTTGCTTAAAACTTTTGATCAGTTGGACTCCAGCAACTGGGAAGTAAACATGACCGGCTTGAAAAGCATGGTACGTTTGATCCGCTACCATGCCGAGACATTGGACAATCAGATGCACATGACCTGCATCCAGCTTACCCGCTCAGTACGAAATCTGCGCTCCCAAGTAGCCCGAGCTTCCTGCCAAGCCGCTGCGGAGCTGTTCTCGCTGAAGTCCACCAGCCTTCAGCAGGAATGCGACGACTTGGTTTGTGCCCTTCTGCACCGCACTGCCGACACAAATAGGTTTCTCCGTGCCGACGCCACTCGAGCCCTGGAGTCAATGGTGGACCATGCTCAGCCGCAGAAGATTCTAAACATCCTTGCGACAAAAGGAGCACAGCATCAGAATGCCTTGGTGCGCACGACATCAGCAAAGCTGCTCTTCAGACTAGTCGAGCGTCTGGGCAGTGACCGGATCTATGCAATGGGCCGCGAGAGCCGCGACAAGTTCTTTGTGGTTGGGGCGAATCTTCTTCTCGAAGGCAGTCTAGAGACCCGCAGCTACGCGAAGTCCTTGTTCCGGGCTTTATCCGAAcatcataattatcagcggcTGCTTTTAGAGGTGATACCACCACGCACCTACAGAAATGTTGAAAAGACTCTTAGGAGCATCACACGTTGA
- the LOC117135171 gene encoding TOG array regulator of axonemal microtubules protein 1 isoform X2: MRRKSGKTTITDWRNRLMGIGQLELALSSSSNLALVQPYLDSLLRTLLSSERHFEVSELKRELLVNLISRLPLDNLEERTPQILSGLCRQGNAGANRVCKALMQRLPAGTIVAKLTSPEFLHAKSSKFRDHALQMSIFALMTFPGTCFDISLLTTQAVYSLLNRKRRVRQAALEVLAVLADISSIKEVLTIVSETTDGVELGTMVLEATSVRLSRLQLPIVTPDSGVLFVFSQTDPPEARRFGADVDWIHQGEGSASPNTIKRRRMRAASSQRNVLGGAEAKNKNDPFPSFSQVNESVHRHSFHSPPETLDMASPINDFSQRLSFGAKTNGGNQSFIERRFLAKACSDTSMDGRSTDSTTTTCSSGSATDSFIQLTSRTGGRLAGPNSRFPTMNQHTDFVNNFMRSMQRGSKSYSVERPNYPKVSYSIPKSQQMLRKRFQHKDSFTKLGDEPLGQSIENNKFNESQRRKSGIGTDHIESLDSKCAEVTKSMDTETAVNDMTNGSPISASSTSYSQKSTASAKSSISQNEMGKRPFSSSGLWNDCKVEVLNREQNPIEAFGELVVDGIDVQTETEPTAHEELVKLNGSLNSLHSKTESIKTQLEETTPQLSRAQSVKSLLIEEDIESSNSFVVVEEVQNELESSPAEAKEEGPLQEELATPVKATKLENHTFGPKLVPKHDEIVIHSRSVSLDSLYGTRPASKQGSMDTSTSTADNTSQTGSQMGNISVPAKAQHTPIKHKPKTAYFLRAQRRISPAKQPIKMSQADLFPQNMLRFDRPREALLKTFDQLDSSNWEVNMTGLKSMVRLIRYHAETLDNQMHMTCIQLTRSVRNLRSQVARASCQAAAELFSLKSTSLQQECDDLVCALLHRTADTNRFLRADATRALESMVDHAQPQKILNILATKGAQHQNALVRTTSAKLLFRLVERLGSDRIYAMGRESRDKFFVVGANLLLEGSLETRSYAKSLFRALSEHHNYQRLLLEVIPPRTYRNVEKTLRSITR, translated from the exons ATGCGACGAAAAAGTGGCAAGACTACCATTACG GATTGGCGCAATCGTCTAATGGGTATCGGCCAACTGGAGCTTGCCTTAAGCTCTTCGAGCAATTTGGCCTTGGTCCAACCGTATCTGGATAGTCTGCTTCGAACCCTCCTCTCATCGGAGCGTCACTTTGAGGTCTCCGAGCTAAAGCGAGAGCTACTGGTTAACCTAATCTCGCGTCTACCATTGGACAACTTGGAGGAGCGCACACCACAAATCTTGTCGGGACTCTGTCGCCAGGGCAACGCTGGAGCAAACCGGGTGTGCAAGGCTCTGATGCAGCGCCTTCCCGCGGGAACTATAGTTGCTAAACTGACCTCACCAGAGTTCCTCCATGCAAAGAGTTCAAAG TTCCGGGACCACGCTCTTCAAATGTCCATTTTTGCGCTGATGACCTTCCCGGGAACCTGCTTCGACATCAGCCTGTTGACGACTCAGGCCGTCTACTCCCTTCTTAACCGAAAACGACGTGTGCGGCAGGCGGCTCTGGAGGTTCTAGCGGTCCTTGCCGATATCTCGTCCATCAAAGAGGTTTTAACCATTGTGTCGGAGACAACGGACGGCGTAGAGCTTGGGACAATGGTGTTGGAGGCGACTAGTGTGCGGCTCTCGCGTTTACAGCTGCCTATCGTTACGCCCGACAGCGGAGTGCTCTTCGTTTTCAGCCAGACTGATCCACCTGAAGCCAGGCGATTTGGAGCTGATGTAGACTGGATCCATCAGGGTGAGGGCTCTGCCTCTCCCAATACAATTAAGAGGCGACGCATGAGGGCTGCAAGCAGCCAGCGCAATGTACTTGGGGGAGCAGAAGCAAAAAACAAGAATGATCCATTCCCTAG TTTCAGCCAGGTCAACGAGAGCGTGCATCGCCACTCCTTCCATTCCCCCCCGGAAACGCTGGACATGGCTAGCCCAATTAAT GACTTTTCGCAAAGATTAAGTTTTGGCGCTAAGACTAACGGTG GAAATCAATCTTTTATTGAACGTCGCTTCTTGGCCAAGGCATGCTCTGATACTTCCATGGACGGCAGAAGTACTGACAGCACCACCACTACCTGCAGCAGTGGTAGCGCCACAGACAGCTTTATTCAGCTCACTTCCCGCACGGGCGGTCGACTTGCCGGACCAAACTCCAG ATTTCCCACCATGAACCAGCATACAGACTTTGTCAACAATTTTATGCGCAGCATGCAGCGAGGCTCTAAGTCCTATTCCGTAGAGAGACCGAACTACCCGAAGGTCAGTTACTCGATCCCAAAGTCCCAGCAGATGCTCCGCAAGAGGTTCCAGCACAAGGATTCGTTTACAAAGCTGGGGGACGAACCACTTGGTCAAA GCATCGAAAATAACAAATTTAACGAATCCCAAAGGAGAAAATCCGGTATTGGCACAGACCACATAGAATCACTGGACAGCAAGTGCGCCGAAGTCACCAAGTCAAT GGATACCGAAACAGCAGTTAACGATATGACGAATGGCTCCCCCATTTCCGCAAGTTCTACCAGCTATTCGCAAAAGTCAACCGCCTCCGCAAAGTCGAGCATAAGCCAAAACGAGATGGGGAAGCGACCATTCTCATCCAGTGGCCTTTGGAACGATTGCAAGGTAGAAGTGCTGAACAGGGAGCAGAATCCCATCGAAGCGTTCGGAGAACTGGTGGTAGATGGCATTGATGTGCAGACGGAAACAGAACCTACAGCCCATGAAGAGCTGGTCAAGCTTAATGGAAGCCTAAATAGCCTTCACAGTAAAACGGAGAGCATCAAAACTCAGCTGGAGGAAACTACCCCGCAACTTTCGAGGGCTCAGTCAGTTAAATCGCTGCTAATCGAGGAGGACATTGAGAGCAGCAACAGTTTCGTCGTGGTTGAAGAAGTGCAGAACGAGCTGGAGTCATCCCCAGCGGAGGCCAAGGAGGAAGGGCCCTTGCAGGAGGAGCTAGCAACACCGGTAAAAGCTACAAAACTTGAAAATCATACTTTTGGTCCAAAGTTggttccgaaacacgacgaaatAGTGATCCATTCACGTAGCGTTTCCCTGGACTCTCTTTATGGGACGCGGCCGGCGTCAAAGCAGGGATCTATGGACACAAGCACAAGCACTGCGGACAACACTTCACAAACTGGTTCTCAAATGGGAAATATTAGTGTCCCTGCAAAAGCTCAACACACCCCGATTAAACACAAGCCCAAAACAGCGTACTTCCTGCGGGCACAACGGCGAATCTCACCTGCAAAGCAGCCCATCAAAATGTCGCAGGCAGACCTCTTCCCGCAGAATATGCTTCGATTTGATAGGCCCCGTGAGGCTTTGCTTAAAACTTTTGATCAGTTGGACTCCAGCAACTGGGAAGTAAACATGACCGGCTTGAAAAGCATGGTACGTTTGATCCGCTACCATGCCGAGACATTGGACAATCAGATGCACATGACCTGCATCCAGCTTACCCGCTCAGTACGAAATCTGCGCTCCCAAGTAGCCCGAGCTTCCTGCCAAGCCGCTGCGGAGCTGTTCTCGCTGAAGTCCACCAGCCTTCAGCAGGAATGCGACGACTTGGTTTGTGCCCTTCTGCACCGCACTGCCGACACAAATAGGTTTCTCCGTGCCGACGCCACTCGAGCCCTGGAGTCAATGGTGGACCATGCTCAGCCGCAGAAGATTCTAAACATCCTTGCGACAAAAGGAGCACAGCATCAGAATGCCTTGGTGCGCACGACATCAGCAAAGCTGCTCTTCAGACTAGTCGAGCGTCTGGGCAGTGACCGGATCTATGCAATGGGCCGCGAGAGCCGCGACAAGTTCTTTGTGGTTGGGGCGAATCTTCTTCTCGAAGGCAGTCTAGAGACCCGCAGCTACGCGAAGTCCTTGTTCCGGGCTTTATCCGAAcatcataattatcagcggcTGCTTTTAGAGGTGATACCACCACGCACCTACAGAAATGTTGAAAAGACTCTTAGGAGCATCACACGTTGA
- the LOC117135172 gene encoding putative tRNA pseudouridine synthase Pus10, translating to MKNQDLVEYLRSCGVCEICQLRYLKARGAEYRNINETLQKLDVKLNENVENEELVISDGIQPSKRARLGVCSTCLGLFSKDFQNELLNSILASDFAKYDCQKIVLAICLPMSLQLRQLAMWFALQRRFGASIDENNPPDVPIKEAVKLILHPIICEKLAKGYDANGLMINIDLTHSLEDEEVEKLVKLNKEAFPAKASHQKRIEISRGLLEKQYQPSKVKAETYEKYFQIPCSNVEESIKLTSIDLQGPLICVAGRYRKLSRELSHTPWILNGQRLMEDSIEEIIIRHVGPHFTEKLGKITFMSSGREDVDVRCLGKGRPFVLEIPNARRTCLTKDEAFAMERAVDASGMVSIHHLQVVPREELTHIKTGEEQKKKFYRALCALHEPVSVKILEQLQISASFNIQQKTPIRVLHRRPLHTRPRTIYSVNARVHRENPKALIIDIVTQAGTYIKELVHGEFGRTTPSLSSIIGKPMDIQALDVVGIDLDWPHEVDNSKQKE from the exons ATGAAAAACCAGGATTTAGTGGAATACTTAAGGTCCTGCGGGGTGTGCGAAATTTGCCAGCTGCGTTACCTGAAGGCCAGAGGCGCGGAGTATAGAAACATCAATGAGACTTTGCAAAAG TTGGATGtaaaactaaatgaaaatgtggaaaacgAAGAGCTTGTTATATCCGATGGGATTCAACCATCTAAAAGGGCTCGTCTGGGTGTTTGTTCAACGTGCCTCGGTTTGTTCTCAAAGGACTTTCAGAATGAGCTGCTCAACAGCATTTTGGCATCGGATTTTGCGAAATACGATTGCCAGAAAATCGTTCTGGCGATTTGTCTACCGATGTCGCTTCAGTTGAGACAGCTGGCCATGTGGTTTGCCTTGCAAAGAAGATTTGGAGCATCTATAGACGAAAACAATCCCCCAGACGTGCCCATAAAAGAGGCTGTCAAGCTGATCCTACACCCTATAATCTGTGAAAAGCTAGCCAAGGGTTACGATGCCAACGGTCTGATGATCAATATAGACCTTACGCACAGTCTGGAGGACGAAGAGGTGGAAAAACTGGtgaaattaaacaaagaaGCCTTTCCCGCCAAGGCCTCGCATCAAAAGCGCATTGAAATTTCGCGAGGATTACTAGAGAAACAGTATCAACCCTCCAAAGTTAAGGCGGAAACCTatgagaaatattttcagaTACCCTGCTCTAACGTAGAGGAATCTATAAAACTTACTTCTATAGACCTCCAAGGACCACTGATTTGTGTAGCTGGCAGATATCGAAAACTCAGCAGGGAACTTTCACATACTCCCTGGATTTTGAATGGCCAAAGACTCATGGAGGACAGTATAGAGGAAATTATAATTAGGCATGTCGGTCCCCACTTTACAGAGAAGCTGGGTAAGATCACCTTCATGTCGAGTGGCAGAGAAGATGTGGATGTCCGATGTCTGGGGAAAGGAAGGCCTTTTGTTTTAGAAATTCCAAATGCCAGACGGACTTGCCTAACCAAAGATGAGGCCTTTGCGATGGAACGGGCTGTGGATGCGTCTGGTATGGTGTCTATACATCACCTCCAAGTCGTGCCAAGAGAAGAATTAACCCACATAAAAACGGGAGAAGAGCAGAAAAAGAAATTCTATCGCGCTCTTTGTGCCCTGCATGAACCAGTATCAGTGAAGATTTTGGAACAACTGCAAATATCAGCGAGCTTTAACATACAACAAAAGACCCCCATACGAGTTCTTCATCGTCGTCCTTTGCACACGCGTCCCAGAACAATTTACAGTGTCAACGCCAGGGTGCACCGTGAAAATCCGAAAGCCTTGATCATCGATATTGTCACTCAAGCAGGCACTTACATTAAAGAGTTAGTTCATGGCGAATTTGGCAGGACCACGCCATCATTGTCCTCTATTATAGGCAAACCCATGGATATTCAAGCTCTAGATGTGGTGGGAATCGATTTAGATTGGCCACATGAAGTAGATAACTCGAAACAAAAGGAATAG
- the LOC117135178 gene encoding NADH dehydrogenase [ubiquinone] iron-sulfur protein 5, with translation MSLTPFLRLPLTDLTGCLINHQTYDKCGKFEMKMMECFEAYGLERGKRECADLISDFQECVGMQKQLMRFHAMRNERYKQWLKGERKGQEFFADPPRVDAY, from the exons ATGTCGCTTACTCCCTTTCTACGCCTGCCCTTAACCGATCTGACCGGGTGTCTAATTAACCACCAGACCTACGACAAGTGCGGAAAATTCGAGATGAAAATGATGGAGTGCTTCGAGGCGTATGGCCTGGAGCGTGGAAAACGGGAGTGCGCCGACCTGATCTCCGACTTTCAGGAGTGCGTCGGCATGCAGAAGCAACTGATGCGCTTCCAT GCCATGCGAAACGAACGCTACAAGCAGTGGCTCAAGGGGGAGCGTAAGGGACAGGAATTCTTTGCGGATCCGCCACGCGTTGATGCCTACTAG
- the LOC117135174 gene encoding U5 small nuclear ribonucleoprotein 40 kDa protein produces the protein MGTKRPNNSVVLAQEAKRSKNDLMAYTNRDKALLESGVRRTSNLQAPIMQLEGHEGEIFTAEFHPEGELLLSSGFDRQIYIWQVYEDCENVMAMSGHSGAVMEAHFTPDGSHIFTCSTDKTLAFWDIATGQRQRRFKGHGNFVNSVQGSRRGQQLLCSGSDDRTIKIWDARKKHAAHTLESPFQVTAVCFGDTGEQVISGGIDNEVKIWDIRKQAVLHHLRGHSDTITGMSLSPEGDFILTNAMDNTLRVWDVRPYAPGERCVKVFQGHQHNFEKNLLRCAWSPGSDKITSGSADRHVYIWDVNTRRILYKLPGHNGSVNAVDFSPKEPLILSGSSDKTLYLGEIDE, from the exons ATGGGTACCAAAAGACCCAACAACAGCGTAGTTTTGGCCCAAGAGGCAAAGCGTAGCAAAAATGATCTGATGGCCTACACAAACAGGGACAAAGCGCTCCTTGAATCG GGAGTAAGGCGTACCTCAAACCTGCAGGCGCCCATAATGCAGTTAGAAGGACATGAAGGAGAGATTTTCACAGCGGAATTCCATCCCGAGGGGGAGTTATTGCTTTCTTCTGGGTTCGATAGGCAAATAT ACATCTGGCAAGTGTACGAAGACTGCGAGAATGTGATGGCCATGTCGGGACACAGCGGTGCTGTTATGGAAGCTCATTTTACGCCGGATGGATCCCACATCTTTACCTGCTCCACTGATAAAACGCTGGCTTTTTGGGACATAGCCACGGGTCAGCGGCAACGGCGGTTCAAGGGGCATGGCAACTTCGTGAACAGCGTTCAGGGCTCGCGTAGGGGTCAACAGCTCCTCTGCTCGGGAAGCGATGATCGCACCATAAAAATCTGGGATGCCAGGAAAAAACACGCGGCACACACCTTGGAATCCCCTTTTCAAGTCACAGCTGTTTGTTTTGGTGACACTGGAGAACAAGTAATTAGCGGCGGGATCGACAACGAAGTCAAAATCTGGGACATTCGAAAACAGGCTGTCTTGCACCATCTGCGAGGGCATTCGGATACGATTACCGGAATGTCCTTGTCCCCCGAAGGAGACTTTATCTTGACAAATGCCATGGATAACACCTTGAGGGTGTGGGACGTAAGACCTTATGCACCCGGGGAAAGATGTGTGAAGGTATTCCAAGGCCATCAGCACAATTTTGAGAAGAATCTGCTGAGATGCGCTTGGTCGCCGGGAAGCGATAAAATAACATCGGGTTCCGCCGATCGGCATGTCTATATTTGGGATGTAAATACAAGGAGAATTCTTTACAAACTTCCCGGACACAATGGCAGTGTTAATGCCGTGGATTTCAGCCCAAAAGAACCCCTGATTCTATCTGGATCCAGCGATAAGACTTTGTATCTAGGAGAGATAGATGAATGA